A window from Marinagarivorans cellulosilyticus encodes these proteins:
- a CDS encoding PHP domain-containing protein, with product MKHLPLVVPFFATALMALLTSCGNDENSKHKTRLPFVAPAESTPSPGETRRRWLAGDHHIHSRYSGDGKYSAALNAQMAHKYGLDWMVITDHGGPNHSQVNLEQAYPDLVASRQAVPEVLQFYGMEFDTPAAQHSSLIIPYSSAEAEQLFQIERDFNREEELYGSAERDSEEDMLAALLAMQIFDPAPILMANHPSRSAYDLGAYTRITPRELRGWNDIAPSVAVGMEGAPGHQAASINSDGSLKSFGNRGGYNSYPTMGGYDQMTAQLGGFWDSMLAEGRHWWVTANSDSHVHYTEGGRDFWPGEYTKTYIYADKNYASILEGLRKGRVFVVTGDLIDDLGFTLINRSPQLSLINNAVKRTARIGETLTILPGDTIQIKVRVRDPEAVNAYGDNPKLARIDIIQGEAFTEPVDPSTNNNANVTVIERFFIDELQHRRGFISLSLKVRDVKKSGYIRIRGTNNRNELEPEPDVPGENPWHDLWFYSNPIFYQLTDS from the coding sequence ATGAAGCATCTCCCTTTAGTTGTTCCCTTTTTTGCCACAGCTTTAATGGCATTACTCACATCTTGCGGTAATGACGAAAATTCTAAGCATAAAACGCGTCTACCTTTTGTGGCTCCGGCCGAGAGTACTCCTTCCCCGGGTGAGACTAGACGGCGATGGTTGGCAGGGGACCATCATATTCATAGCCGTTACAGCGGTGATGGCAAATACTCAGCGGCGCTCAATGCGCAAATGGCGCATAAGTACGGCTTGGATTGGATGGTCATTACTGATCATGGCGGGCCTAACCATAGCCAAGTAAATTTAGAGCAGGCCTATCCAGATTTAGTCGCCTCGCGTCAAGCTGTGCCTGAAGTGCTGCAGTTTTACGGAATGGAGTTTGATACCCCTGCGGCACAACATAGCAGTTTGATTATTCCTTATTCTTCAGCCGAGGCAGAGCAGTTGTTTCAAATAGAGCGTGATTTTAATCGTGAGGAAGAGCTCTATGGCAGTGCAGAAAGGGATTCTGAAGAAGATATGCTGGCGGCTTTATTGGCGATGCAAATATTTGACCCTGCTCCAATTTTAATGGCGAACCACCCTAGCCGCAGCGCCTACGATCTAGGTGCGTATACAAGAATAACCCCGCGTGAGTTGCGTGGTTGGAATGATATTGCGCCAAGTGTTGCTGTAGGGATGGAGGGCGCGCCAGGCCATCAAGCTGCAAGTATTAACTCCGACGGTAGCTTAAAAAGCTTTGGTAATCGTGGAGGGTATAACAGTTACCCAACTATGGGCGGATACGATCAAATGACCGCACAGCTAGGCGGGTTTTGGGACAGCATGCTAGCGGAGGGCAGACATTGGTGGGTCACGGCAAATTCAGATAGCCATGTTCATTATACCGAAGGTGGTAGGGATTTTTGGCCCGGGGAATATACCAAAACGTATATTTATGCCGATAAGAACTACGCAAGCATATTAGAGGGCTTACGAAAAGGAAGGGTATTTGTTGTAACCGGAGATTTAATTGACGATTTAGGTTTTACGCTAATTAATCGGTCGCCTCAGTTATCGCTAATTAATAACGCCGTTAAGCGCACGGCTAGGATTGGTGAAACGTTGACCATATTGCCCGGTGATACTATTCAAATTAAAGTAAGGGTTCGTGACCCGGAAGCAGTTAATGCATATGGCGATAACCCAAAGCTTGCGCGCATTGATATTATTCAGGGAGAGGCCTTTACCGAGCCGGTTGATCCGTCTACAAATAATAATGCTAATGTTACAGTTATTGAGCGGTTTTTTATTGATGAGCTACAGCACCGGCGGGGCTTTATTTCCTTATCGCTAAAAGTCCGCGATGTGAAAAAGTCGGGCTATATTCGTATTCGCGGTACCAATAATCGAAATGAGTTAGAGCCCGAACCAGATGTTCCCGGTGAAAACCCATGGCATGATTTATGGTTCTACAGCAATCCGATTTTTTATCAACTTACCGATTCGTAG
- a CDS encoding pseudouridine synthase: MKTKTYRLDRFIRKHTSIAMGAVRLLVAQQKILVDGQPAQSIHQIIGEFTSVSLNGVNIQNNTARYIALHKPRGIVSATKDAKHSTVLDLLPQHERQGLHIVGRLDFNSTGLILLTNDGRWSKTINDEHKKVPKQYTVTVDKPITSDVITAFHQGIYFAYENITTKPAGLKIISPFTAQVTLTEGRYHQIKRMFGHFQIEVLTLHRFAIGQLHLNDTLSQGQYQCIAPQDVYESVS; encoded by the coding sequence ATGAAAACCAAAACCTACCGCCTAGATCGCTTTATTCGCAAGCACACAAGCATAGCTATGGGTGCAGTTCGGTTATTGGTTGCGCAGCAAAAAATACTTGTTGACGGGCAACCTGCGCAAAGTATTCACCAAATAATTGGTGAATTCACATCTGTTAGCCTCAATGGGGTTAACATACAAAATAATACCGCACGCTATATTGCATTGCACAAACCCAGAGGTATTGTTAGCGCAACGAAAGATGCCAAGCATTCCACCGTGCTAGATCTACTCCCTCAACACGAACGGCAAGGGCTGCATATTGTTGGACGGTTAGATTTTAATTCTACGGGGTTAATTTTGCTTACCAATGATGGCCGCTGGTCCAAAACTATTAATGATGAACATAAAAAAGTACCCAAGCAATATACCGTAACCGTTGACAAGCCCATTACCTCGGATGTTATTACGGCTTTCCATCAAGGTATTTACTTTGCTTATGAAAATATCACCACAAAACCTGCAGGCTTGAAGATTATCTCGCCATTCACGGCACAAGTTACTCTAACCGAAGGGCGTTACCATCAAATAAAGCGAATGTTTGGACATTTTCAAATTGAGGTCTTAACGCTTCATCGTTTTGCGATTGGTCAATTACATTTAAACGACACGCTTTCGCAAGGGCAATATCAATGTATCGCGCCACAAGATGTCTACGAATCGGTAAGTTGA